The following proteins are co-located in the Candidatus Methanogranum gryphiswaldense genome:
- a CDS encoding sirohydrochlorin cobaltochelatase, which produces MSKAVLIVGHGSRLMFNKMTMEAQAEVLRNMGHDNIYIGFNETSMPSIEDAMLEMASDGVDEVVALPFFIASGLHMTRDIPPKLGLPKGMSEAVTDIDGKKMLVHFETPFGEDPNLTDILCEKIEEMSSGKGKRGIMVMGHGSRLNYNSDIMELNAARLRNRGYENIYVGYNEFNDPRISDTIERMKKDGMDEIIALPLFIASGAHLSEDIPAGLGIPERCNCAYVEYKGRNVAIKYATPVGGDPRLCKVLDKKISKYY; this is translated from the coding sequence ATGAGTAAGGCTGTTTTGATCGTAGGACATGGTTCCAGGTTGATGTTCAACAAGATGACGATGGAGGCTCAGGCAGAGGTCCTCAGAAATATGGGCCATGATAACATATACATAGGATTCAACGAGACATCTATGCCTTCGATAGAGGATGCGATGTTGGAGATGGCCTCTGATGGAGTGGATGAGGTAGTAGCTCTTCCTTTCTTCATTGCATCAGGTCTGCACATGACACGTGATATCCCTCCGAAACTTGGGCTTCCCAAAGGGATGTCGGAGGCAGTGACCGACATCGATGGAAAGAAGATGCTGGTACATTTTGAGACGCCCTTCGGAGAGGATCCCAATCTGACGGACATATTGTGTGAGAAGATAGAGGAGATGTCATCCGGAAAGGGCAAGAGAGGCATAATGGTCATGGGCCATGGTTCCAGACTCAATTATAATTCAGACATAATGGAGCTGAATGCCGCACGTCTGAGAAATAGGGGATACGAGAACATTTACGTGGGGTACAACGAGTTCAACGATCCGAGGATAAGCGATACGATAGAGAGAATGAAGAAGGACGGGATGGATGAGATAATAGCTCTTCCTTTGTTCATTGCATCCGGTGCACATCTGTCGGAGGACATTCCTGCAGGCCTTGGAATACCAGAAAGGTGCAACTGCGCTTATGTGGAGTACAAAGGCAGGAATGTGGCGATCAAGTATGCCACTCCAGTAGGAGGGGACCCCCGTCTTTGCAAAGTACTCGACAAGAAGATATCGAAATATTACTGA
- the cfbE gene encoding coenzyme F430 synthase, giving the protein MKILILDSIHGADILSEKYIARGDSVTCVDVYKKAIPEVIESIKRTGARSLDTVPAEKFDLVVMPCHCPDVFLQTCTYEKRIYFFDAVREFIDDSRYRIEITGAKGKTSTCFLLATILGLEGKKVFLHTSRGQGPWEKGKLKITDKRSIAPTSLLTLPKGDYDVMICEVSLGGSGKANIAGITNLAVDYGIAANTRLASEAKRSILTDGINVVKRSEVLMWERYEMGNCIGYGDRVEILGKPEFGKPLKAVLHYMGDTEFELSGGYLSLGYLDSMNMAAEMCRCIGISKEAVLKALMTFKGVPGRGEIFEKDGVRYVMERNPGISPISVDWTLGILNKMDVLDNAVMIVDPVSRKVCDKMDAEEIGKVAEKYGVSAVFTNGDGARPELPKRFDTVIEFVKEGYQ; this is encoded by the coding sequence ATGAAGATCCTAATTCTTGATTCGATACACGGGGCGGACATCCTTTCTGAGAAGTATATCGCGAGGGGAGACAGTGTGACCTGTGTCGATGTATACAAAAAGGCCATTCCCGAGGTCATAGAGAGCATAAAGAGGACAGGTGCAAGATCATTGGATACTGTTCCGGCGGAGAAATTCGATCTTGTCGTTATGCCTTGCCATTGTCCAGATGTTTTCCTGCAAACTTGCACTTACGAAAAGAGGATATATTTCTTCGATGCGGTCCGTGAGTTCATCGATGACAGCAGATATAGGATAGAGATAACAGGTGCCAAAGGAAAGACAAGCACATGCTTCCTTTTAGCGACCATATTGGGACTTGAAGGAAAGAAGGTGTTCCTCCACACATCCAGAGGTCAGGGGCCCTGGGAGAAAGGAAAATTGAAGATAACTGATAAACGCAGTATCGCTCCAACATCCCTTTTGACATTGCCGAAGGGAGATTATGACGTCATGATCTGTGAGGTCTCGCTGGGAGGTTCTGGTAAGGCCAATATCGCGGGTATAACGAATCTTGCTGTCGATTACGGTATCGCTGCCAACACGAGGTTGGCTTCCGAGGCCAAACGTTCCATTCTTACAGATGGCATCAACGTGGTAAAAAGGTCAGAGGTGTTGATGTGGGAGCGTTATGAGATGGGTAATTGTATCGGATACGGGGATCGTGTGGAGATCCTAGGTAAACCTGAGTTCGGAAAGCCTTTGAAAGCTGTTCTGCACTATATGGGAGATACGGAATTCGAGCTTTCTGGAGGATATCTGTCACTTGGTTACTTGGATTCCATGAATATGGCTGCAGAGATGTGCCGTTGCATCGGGATTTCCAAGGAAGCGGTCTTGAAGGCTTTGATGACATTCAAAGGGGTCCCTGGGCGTGGCGAGATCTTCGAGAAGGATGGTGTGAGGTATGTAATGGAAAGGAATCCAGGAATATCTCCAATATCTGTTGATTGGACATTAGGCATTTTGAACAAGATGGATGTTCTTGATAATGCAGTGATGATCGTGGATCCAGTAAGCAGGAAGGTCTGTGACAAGATGGATGCAGAGGAGATAGGCAAGGTTGCTGAGAAGTATGGAGTTTCTGCAGTATTTACCAACGGAGACGGTGCGCGCCCCGAATTGCCAAAAAGATTCGATACGGTAATAGAGTTCGTAAAAGAGGGCTATCAATGA
- the cfbD gene encoding Ni-sirohydrochlorin a,c-diamide reductive cyclase catalytic subunit, protein MKDKMIHPRPNPIIAAMYTLRDMDVDVVVIHGPAGCGFMASRMLEEADVRVVTSGMRDDDLIFGGADSLIETLKMVKEAFDPKTVAVVGTCASMIIGEDMTAAIAKADIGCTVFAVDCHGCMGDNTRGAIKALQSAKDAGIITPEETERQISLMRSATRLEKQVGMASRGYISPDRGPTKLNVCRKIIETFRNGGKVAVVIIAKKELAYRFADMFLAVEEAKRKLGGSTFYAANLDGNIGLPRIRRYCSDIISDLNEKGVVMDAITGGLDEYAIKGAETRAVVDRSGSDMTVILGICHAYPGLSKEYALITDQPRELANYLSQGLNAVGEISSHSMVMGTHHIIHLETADTLRELLEENR, encoded by the coding sequence ATGAAGGACAAGATGATCCATCCCCGTCCTAATCCGATAATCGCCGCGATGTACACATTAAGGGATATGGATGTGGACGTTGTTGTGATACATGGTCCGGCTGGATGCGGATTCATGGCCTCCAGGATGTTGGAGGAGGCGGATGTCAGAGTGGTAACATCGGGTATGAGAGATGACGATCTCATATTCGGTGGTGCGGATTCTTTGATCGAGACATTAAAAATGGTGAAAGAGGCCTTTGATCCCAAGACCGTGGCAGTTGTGGGTACATGTGCCAGCATGATAATCGGTGAGGATATGACTGCGGCAATAGCGAAGGCCGATATAGGGTGCACTGTATTCGCAGTGGATTGTCATGGTTGCATGGGAGATAACACGAGAGGTGCGATCAAGGCCCTGCAGTCTGCCAAAGATGCAGGCATAATAACTCCTGAAGAGACTGAAAGGCAGATATCTTTAATGAGGTCTGCAACCAGACTTGAGAAACAAGTAGGAATGGCCAGCAGAGGATATATTTCTCCGGACAGGGGGCCTACCAAACTCAATGTTTGCAGAAAGATAATCGAGACATTCAGAAATGGTGGCAAGGTCGCGGTCGTCATTATCGCAAAGAAAGAACTGGCTTATCGTTTTGCGGATATGTTCCTCGCGGTTGAAGAAGCAAAGAGAAAGTTGGGAGGCAGTACGTTCTATGCTGCAAATCTAGATGGGAACATCGGGCTTCCTAGGATCAGGAGATATTGCAGCGATATAATTTCAGACCTCAATGAAAAAGGGGTCGTCATGGATGCGATCACAGGAGGATTGGACGAATACGCAATCAAAGGTGCGGAGACAAGAGCCGTTGTAGATAGGTCAGGATCCGATATGACGGTCATACTCGGGATATGTCACGCCTATCCTGGACTTTCCAAAGAATATGCACTCATCACCGATCAGCCAAGGGAACTTGCGAATTATCTTTCTCAAGGATTGAATGCCGTAGGGGAGATATCCAGTCATTCAATGGTCATGGGAACACATCATATAATCCATCTGGAGACCGCCGATACATTGCGCGAGCTCTTGGAGGAAAACAGATGA
- the cobB gene encoding hydrogenobyrinic acid a,c-diamide synthase (glutamine-hydrolyzing), whose protein sequence is MKGLIIAGAGSGVGKTSVTTGILSRLSKNYKVQAFKAGPDFIDTMYHAAATGRPSRNLDSFMMDDDVIRNLVGYASKDADLCIVEGVRGLYEGFSGDDDLGSTAYLAKLLGFPVILVLDARSLTRSAAAIVNGFKMFDPDVNIAGVILNKVSGGQHRDKLDIAMRTYTDVKVVGMIPKDDSNVLEQRYLGLRTLSSFTHKEITPLESLTSSLDLDTLMDIAEHSESDLCTDSPYVQRKSDVKAAVPIDDSYCFYYKENIECLEASGMKVRTFRPTEGDPLPDADVYYLGGGYPELYADKLSQNTDYLQGLKSVSEEGKVVFGECGGLMTMCKDLIDKERRRFPMAGIFDADADMTNIRHGPTYVVADAIDGNPLFNGRVKGHEYHYSDVFTGKDPKFGYDVIRGMGIVNKKDGLFVRNSLGSYMHQHALSTDDWAKGIVEAVK, encoded by the coding sequence ATGAAAGGCCTGATAATAGCTGGTGCTGGCAGCGGCGTTGGAAAGACATCGGTGACCACAGGAATACTTTCAAGACTTTCTAAGAATTACAAGGTTCAGGCTTTCAAAGCAGGACCGGATTTCATCGATACGATGTATCACGCGGCTGCAACCGGCAGACCTTCTAGGAATCTAGATTCTTTCATGATGGACGACGATGTGATAAGGAATCTTGTAGGGTACGCATCAAAAGATGCAGATCTATGCATCGTCGAGGGCGTAAGAGGACTTTATGAGGGATTCTCCGGTGATGACGACCTAGGTTCCACAGCATATTTGGCAAAGCTTCTCGGGTTTCCAGTCATATTGGTTTTGGATGCGAGATCGCTGACCAGAAGTGCGGCCGCGATAGTCAACGGATTCAAAATGTTCGATCCAGATGTGAATATTGCCGGAGTGATCCTCAATAAAGTATCAGGCGGACAGCACAGAGATAAACTGGACATCGCGATGAGGACATATACCGACGTGAAAGTGGTCGGTATGATACCAAAGGATGATTCCAATGTTCTGGAACAGAGATATCTGGGACTTAGGACATTGTCCTCGTTCACACATAAAGAGATAACGCCATTAGAATCGTTGACCTCTTCTCTCGACCTTGATACCTTGATGGATATAGCCGAGCATTCAGAAAGCGACCTCTGTACAGATTCACCGTATGTCCAGAGAAAATCAGATGTAAAAGCGGCCGTTCCAATCGACGATTCATATTGTTTCTATTACAAAGAGAACATCGAATGTCTTGAGGCGTCCGGTATGAAGGTCCGCACGTTCAGGCCCACTGAAGGTGATCCTTTGCCCGATGCCGATGTCTATTACCTCGGCGGAGGATATCCAGAACTCTACGCGGATAAGCTTTCTCAAAATACTGATTATCTTCAGGGTCTAAAAAGTGTGTCCGAAGAGGGAAAGGTGGTCTTCGGAGAATGCGGTGGACTAATGACCATGTGCAAGGATCTGATAGATAAGGAAAGGAGAAGATTCCCAATGGCAGGGATCTTCGATGCGGATGCAGACATGACGAACATACGTCATGGTCCGACATATGTGGTCGCAGATGCCATTGACGGAAATCCTCTTTTCAATGGAAGGGTCAAAGGCCACGAGTATCATTATTCCGATGTATTCACAGGTAAAGATCCTAAGTTTGGATATGATGTGATCCGCGGAATGGGGATCGTGAACAAGAAGGACGGGCTATTTGTTAGGAATTCTCTTGGTTCGTACATGCACCAACATGCACTGTCGACGGATGATTGGGCAAAAGGTATCGTGGAGGCTGTAAAGTGA
- the cobM gene encoding precorrin-4 C(11)-methyltransferase: MISFIGAGPGDPELLTLKGKKLIDDADVIVYAGSLVNPAVLSDAKPMAKIYNSATMDLNEVIEVMSVAEKAGKKVVRVHTGDPAIYGAIREQMDRLDLLGIGYEVVPGVSSVFACAAALKKEFTLPKVSQTVILTRMEGRTPMPPKENLRDLASHHATMAIFLSIGFLDEMTKQLIEGGYSPDTPVAVIYKASWPDQKIIIGKISDIEQKVKDAKITKTALTLVGDFLGDEYELSKLYDPAFTTEFRKGKVN, from the coding sequence ATGATTTCATTCATAGGTGCAGGGCCGGGCGATCCGGAGCTATTGACGTTGAAAGGAAAAAAGCTCATCGACGATGCGGATGTCATCGTGTATGCAGGGTCTTTGGTGAATCCTGCGGTACTTTCTGATGCTAAGCCGATGGCAAAGATCTACAATAGCGCAACGATGGATCTCAACGAGGTCATCGAAGTAATGAGCGTTGCAGAGAAGGCTGGCAAGAAAGTGGTACGTGTTCATACGGGAGACCCCGCGATCTATGGAGCGATCAGGGAACAGATGGATAGGTTGGACTTGCTCGGTATCGGATACGAGGTAGTGCCCGGTGTCAGTTCTGTCTTTGCCTGCGCGGCCGCATTGAAAAAAGAGTTCACCCTACCCAAGGTCAGTCAAACGGTCATACTAACTAGAATGGAGGGGCGCACTCCCATGCCCCCGAAGGAGAACCTCAGAGATCTGGCAAGCCATCATGCAACAATGGCGATATTTCTCTCAATAGGTTTTCTCGATGAGATGACGAAACAACTCATCGAAGGGGGATATTCTCCCGATACACCTGTTGCTGTGATATACAAGGCCTCATGGCCCGATCAGAAGATCATAATTGGAAAGATCAGCGATATAGAACAGAAGGTAAAAGATGCAAAGATCACAAAGACAGCGCTCACTCTTGTTGGAGATTTCCTTGGCGATGAGTATGAACTTTCCAAATTATACGATCCCGCATTCACGACAGAATTCCGCAAGGGAAAGGTGAATTGA
- the cobJ gene encoding precorrin-3B C(17)-methyltransferase has product MTRGRLSVVGFGPGALENMTIRAERTIRYADAVIGYTAYIDMIKGFFPADKEYISTGMMKEVERCKRAVEEAMKGRNIAMVSSGDSGIYGMAGIIYEVAEEMKADIEIDVVPGMTAASTAASVLGAPLMHDTAFISLSDLMTPMDLIMKRVDCAGQGDFVIAIYNPRSKKRTDHLDRAADILMRYRSPDTPVGIVRNAGREGEEKQITTLEKVKDADVDMFSIVIIGNSNTFVSNGRMITPRGYREKGRMDKVL; this is encoded by the coding sequence ATGACCAGGGGAAGGCTTTCTGTCGTTGGTTTTGGTCCTGGCGCATTGGAGAATATGACGATCAGGGCTGAGAGGACGATAAGATATGCCGATGCGGTGATAGGCTATACCGCATACATCGACATGATCAAAGGTTTCTTCCCTGCAGACAAGGAGTACATCTCCACTGGAATGATGAAAGAGGTCGAACGCTGCAAGAGGGCCGTTGAGGAGGCCATGAAGGGAAGGAATATCGCCATGGTAAGCAGCGGTGATTCTGGGATTTACGGCATGGCAGGCATAATCTATGAGGTTGCCGAGGAGATGAAGGCGGATATCGAGATAGATGTAGTGCCAGGCATGACGGCCGCATCGACAGCAGCATCGGTATTAGGTGCTCCATTGATGCACGATACTGCGTTCATAAGCTTGTCCGATCTGATGACGCCCATGGACCTCATAATGAAAAGAGTGGATTGTGCTGGACAGGGTGATTTCGTCATTGCGATTTACAATCCTAGGAGCAAGAAGAGGACAGATCACCTTGACAGAGCAGCAGACATACTCATGAGATATCGTTCCCCAGATACCCCTGTAGGAATAGTCAGGAATGCAGGAAGAGAGGGAGAGGAGAAACAGATAACGACCCTCGAAAAAGTGAAGGATGCTGACGTGGATATGTTCTCTATCGTCATCATCGGCAATTCAAATACATTCGTCTCCAACGGCAGGATGATCACGCCTCGCGGTTACAGGGAAAAAGGGCGTATGGATAAGGTGTTGTGA
- the cobI gene encoding precorrin-2 C(20)-methyltransferase, with translation MSGKLYGIGVGPGDPELLTLKAKRIIEKCEVLAIPTKGEGEKSTAFDIIKPVTDLKDKKIIEVVFEMSKNASDYWKCGQIAGDVIIKELEQGHDVSIITLGDVSIYSTYMYLEHYVRGKGFDTEIVPGIPSFCSGAALAGIPLTLGNEGLAIVPSAKDNPLVGEALDRFDNIVIMKAGKSIEKIANMMKGRNVPLECATIIHNVGMEDQYVGPIDLNREYGYFTTVIIKKGNMRA, from the coding sequence ATGTCTGGAAAGCTTTACGGCATAGGTGTGGGACCCGGAGACCCAGAGCTGCTTACGCTCAAGGCAAAGAGGATAATAGAGAAATGCGAAGTACTCGCGATACCCACCAAAGGTGAAGGGGAGAAAAGCACCGCTTTCGATATCATAAAACCTGTGACCGACCTCAAAGATAAGAAGATAATCGAGGTCGTATTCGAAATGAGCAAGAATGCCTCGGATTATTGGAAATGTGGACAGATCGCAGGAGATGTAATAATCAAAGAGCTGGAACAAGGACATGATGTCTCCATAATCACTTTGGGAGATGTATCGATATACAGCACATACATGTATCTGGAACATTACGTTCGTGGAAAAGGATTCGATACAGAGATAGTTCCAGGGATACCATCCTTCTGCAGCGGTGCGGCCCTAGCTGGAATACCGCTGACACTCGGGAACGAGGGGCTCGCCATAGTTCCTTCTGCCAAGGACAATCCGCTTGTGGGCGAGGCATTGGACAGATTCGATAACATCGTGATAATGAAGGCAGGCAAGAGCATAGAGAAGATTGCCAACATGATGAAGGGAAGGAACGTTCCTCTGGAATGTGCCACGATAATACATAATGTTGGAATGGAGGATCAGTATGTAGGTCCTATCGATCTCAATAGAGAGTATGGTTATTTTACTACGGTCATAATAAAAAAGGGAAATATGAGAGCCTGA
- a CDS encoding bifunctional precorrin-2 dehydrogenase/sirohydrochlorin ferrochelatase produces MDNSNKMAPIFISSGDRKIVIFGGGKVALRKCRHFDGFKIKVVAEDVLPEFKEIAEEILISKIDEDSISQNISDAFMAVAATNDKRLNGKIRDIAIACGVLVNSAHGGGDVLIPSVLEKRNYTVTVSTGGKVPAFPPYVVERLDPFLDESYDLMMDLMMDLRPIVMDSISSQQDRADYLARVLRDEDVWKCLRGHDLKGAMETAKRIGDLQ; encoded by the coding sequence ATGGACAATTCTAACAAGATGGCACCAATATTCATATCCTCCGGAGACAGGAAGATCGTGATCTTTGGCGGAGGCAAGGTGGCTCTGAGGAAATGCAGGCACTTCGATGGGTTCAAGATAAAAGTAGTTGCAGAGGACGTCCTTCCTGAATTCAAGGAGATCGCTGAAGAGATCCTGATCTCAAAGATAGACGAGGATTCCATATCTCAGAACATCTCGGATGCGTTCATGGCTGTTGCAGCTACAAATGACAAAAGACTTAATGGAAAGATAAGGGACATAGCGATAGCATGTGGCGTATTGGTGAATTCCGCACACGGCGGGGGAGATGTGCTGATACCATCCGTCCTTGAAAAGAGGAATTATACAGTGACAGTATCGACAGGAGGAAAGGTCCCGGCATTCCCCCCTTACGTGGTTGAGAGATTGGACCCATTCTTGGATGAGAGTTACGACCTCATGATGGACCTCATGATGGACCTGAGACCGATTGTGATGGACAGTATTTCCAGTCAACAGGATCGTGCCGATTATCTAGCCCGTGTGCTCAGGGATGAGGATGTCTGGAAATGTCTTCGTGGACACGATCTCAAAGGTGCGATGGAGACAGCGAAAAGGATAGGCGATCTGCAATGA
- the hemA gene encoding glutamyl-tRNA reductase, whose translation MIVSLHVTHTSAGNVSGLNEIIPALEKNINECIGAMDFVQEYVVVRTCNRFEVYTSTFDNEMAKKAFRSITRRSIPYSQDEQLSFILEGNKSVAHLFRVVCGLDSLIVGEDQIQHQVKESYLKAREDGHANIMLAYLFDHALIVGKRVRSETALNKGAVSVGSAAVELAEQKIGSLCNKTVTVLGAGDMASVIAKNLVGKGPKAVFVSNRTLEHAKELAGQLNGTAITFDHKVEAITDSDLVLVATSAPHVVIRKADIEVAMRDRMDRKLLMIDVSVPRNIAQDVVEVENVEVETMDSLQSIAMENVARRTAEISEAEHIINEELSKMDRERKEKAANAIIRELSIKFASIKDEEVAQAKSRALANPDINSILEDLSRALVSSITSELFINLRQASRNGDFEACNTAKTLFGLEDD comes from the coding sequence ATGATAGTGAGTCTACACGTGACCCACACATCTGCAGGTAACGTCTCAGGTCTGAATGAGATAATTCCTGCACTCGAGAAGAATATCAATGAGTGCATAGGTGCAATGGATTTTGTTCAAGAGTATGTCGTTGTGAGGACATGTAATCGTTTCGAGGTCTACACATCCACTTTTGATAATGAGATGGCCAAGAAGGCTTTCAGGAGCATAACACGCCGGAGCATACCATATTCTCAGGATGAGCAATTGTCATTCATCTTGGAAGGCAACAAGAGCGTTGCTCATCTTTTTAGAGTGGTATGTGGGTTGGACTCACTCATAGTCGGTGAGGACCAGATACAGCACCAGGTGAAGGAATCCTATCTCAAGGCAAGGGAGGACGGTCATGCAAATATAATGCTGGCTTATCTGTTCGATCATGCATTGATAGTAGGAAAGAGGGTCAGATCGGAGACTGCTTTGAATAAAGGTGCTGTCTCGGTCGGTTCCGCTGCGGTGGAACTTGCAGAGCAGAAGATTGGGTCGCTTTGCAACAAGACAGTGACAGTATTGGGTGCTGGTGATATGGCATCCGTCATTGCTAAGAATCTCGTAGGAAAAGGTCCGAAGGCGGTATTCGTTTCTAACCGTACATTGGAACATGCAAAGGAATTGGCAGGACAGTTGAATGGAACGGCCATCACTTTCGATCATAAAGTAGAGGCCATAACGGACAGCGATCTGGTCCTTGTAGCTACGTCTGCGCCTCATGTGGTGATAAGGAAGGCCGATATCGAGGTGGCCATGAGGGACCGTATGGACCGCAAGCTCCTTATGATAGACGTTTCGGTACCGAGGAACATCGCCCAGGATGTGGTAGAGGTCGAGAATGTTGAGGTAGAGACCATGGACTCTCTACAATCGATAGCAATGGAGAACGTTGCCCGCAGGACAGCTGAGATCTCAGAAGCTGAGCACATCATAAACGAAGAGCTTTCTAAGATGGACAGGGAGCGCAAGGAGAAAGCGGCCAATGCAATAATCCGCGAATTGAGTATAAAATTCGCAAGTATAAAGGACGAGGAGGTTGCCCAGGCAAAATCCAGAGCTCTTGCCAATCCAGATATAAATTCGATCCTGGAAGATCTTTCCAGAGCATTGGTAAGTAGTATAACCTCGGAATTGTTTATCAATCTTAGACAGGCATCAAGAAACGGAGATTTCGAGGCCTGCAATACAGCTAAGACACTTTTCGGTTTGGAGGACGATTGA